A window of Streptomyces sp. NBC_01689 genomic DNA:
CGTGACGGCCGAGCCGGTGGTCCGGCTGCTTCCGGTCCGCTGCTCGCGGTCGGGTGGCCGCTACGGGAGGGCGGCGCCGTCCGGCGGGTCCGGCCGGACGCGACGCGCCGCCGTGACCGGTCGCAGGGGCGCGTCGTACCGGCATCACGGTCACGTCGTACCGGCATCACGGTCACGTCGTACCGGCTCGTACCGGCGTGCGTTCAGGCCGGACGGGTGTCCCACGGGACCGCCCGTCCGGGGACGTTCAGGAAGCGGACGCCGAGTGCGTCTCCTGCTCCGCCTCCACCTGCGCGTTCCACTCCCGCTTGGACGCCTGCCAGCCGTCCTCGTTGTGCCCCAGCCGCCAGTAGCCGGAGATGGACAGGTCCTCGCGGGGGATCTCGCGCTCCACCCGCAGCAGCCGGCGCAGCTCCTTCACGAAGGCCGCCTCACCGTGCACGAAGGCGTGGATCCGGCCCTCCGGGAAGTCGAGCGCGCGCACGGCCTCCACCAGGGCCTCGCCCACCGGCCGGTCGCCGCGGTGCAGCCACACCACGTCGACGTCCGAGTCGATCTTCTGCTCCTCGTCGGGGCCCGAGATCTCCAGGAAGGCGTGGGCCACGGCGCCGTCCGGCAGCGCCTCCAGGGCGGCGGCGACCGCGGGCAGCGCGCTCTCGTCACCGGCGAGCAGATGCCAGTCGGCGCTCGCGTCGGGCGCGTAGGCGCCGCCGGGGCCCATGAACCGTACGATCTCGCCCGGTTGGACCCGGGCCGCCCAGGGGCCGGCCAGACCCTCGTCGCCGTGGACCACGAAGTCGAGGGTCAGCTGGCGCAGTTCGGGGTCCCAGGCGCGCACGGTGTAGGTCCGGGTCACCGGCCACTGCTCGCGCGGGAGTTCCTCCCGGATCCGCTCCATGTCGAACGGCTCGGGGTAGGTGACGCCCGCCGGGGCGAAGAGCAGCTTCACGTAGTGGTCGGTACAGGTGCCCGCGGTGAACTCGGCGAGGCCCTCGCCGCCCAGCACGACGCGCTGCATGTGGGGAGTGAGCCGCTCGGTCCGCACGACGCGCGCGGAGTGGGGCTTCCTGGGCCTGCGTGCCGGACGCTCTGCCATGACGGCCTCCTCGTTCATTGACTTAGGCTCACCTAAGTTAGCATCTCTGTCCCGGTCGGCACCCTTCGCAGGGACGGCCCGAGCGGTCTTCGTACCGGGAGTCGAGTCCCCCCGTGGCGAGGATCGAGCCTCCCTCCGCACTGTGACGGTCCCCTCACCCGGACATCCTCCGCCCACCGGCGGGAACAGCGCCTCCCGGGCGCCAGACCCCTCAGCCGCCCAGCGTCGTGAGCAGGCGCTGCAGGGACCCGCCCAGGCCCCAGCGGGCCGCCAGCGCGTCCAGGGCGGCGGGGTCGCGCGGGGTGCGGGGCAGCGCCGTGTCGACGTCGGGCAGCGGGACGTCACCGGCGACCCGTACGACCTCGGGCGCCAGGGCGACGTAGGGCCGGGACTCGTCGAGACGCCTGCGCTGCGAGGGGGTCAGCCCGGACTTCGGGTCGTCCACGGCGGCCATGATCCCGGCCAGGTCGCCGAAGGCGTCGAGCAGCTTGGCCGCCGTCTTCTCGCCGATCCCCGGCACCCCGGGAAGGCCGTCGCTCGGGTCGCCCCGCAGCAGTGCGAGATCCGCGTACCCGGAGCCGTCCACCCCGTACTTCTCGCGCAGCCAGGTCTCGTCGGTGAGCTGGAGGGTGCCGACGCCCTTGAGGGGATACAGGACGCGCACTCCCCGCTCGTCGTCCACGAGTTGGTAGAGGTCGCGGTCGCCGGTGACGATGTCGACCGGGCCGGTGGCGCGTCCGGTGAAGGTGCCGATCACGTCGTCCGCCTCGTAGCCCGCCACTCCCACGCGCGCGATGCCCAGCGCGTCCAGGACGTCCTCGATGACGGGCACCTGCGGGGAGAGCGTGTCCGGCACCTCCTCCTCGTCCGGGCCGGTCTCGGTCTCCACGGCCACCCGGTGCGCCTTGTACGAAGGGATCAGGTCGACCCGCCACTGCGGGCGC
This region includes:
- a CDS encoding siderophore-interacting protein — protein: MAERPARRPRKPHSARVVRTERLTPHMQRVVLGGEGLAEFTAGTCTDHYVKLLFAPAGVTYPEPFDMERIREELPREQWPVTRTYTVRAWDPELRQLTLDFVVHGDEGLAGPWAARVQPGEIVRFMGPGGAYAPDASADWHLLAGDESALPAVAAALEALPDGAVAHAFLEISGPDEEQKIDSDVDVVWLHRGDRPVGEALVEAVRALDFPEGRIHAFVHGEAAFVKELRRLLRVEREIPREDLSISGYWRLGHNEDGWQASKREWNAQVEAEQETHSASAS
- a CDS encoding 5'-3' exonuclease codes for the protein MRGVTRRLMLLDTASLYFRAYFGVPDSVRAPDGTPVNAVRGLLDFIDRLVKDHRPDELVACMDADWRPQWRVDLIPSYKAHRVAVETETGPDEEEVPDTLSPQVPVIEDVLDALGIARVGVAGYEADDVIGTFTGRATGPVDIVTGDRDLYQLVDDERGVRVLYPLKGVGTLQLTDETWLREKYGVDGSGYADLALLRGDPSDGLPGVPGIGEKTAAKLLDAFGDLAGIMAAVDDPKSGLTPSQRRRLDESRPYVALAPEVVRVAGDVPLPDVDTALPRTPRDPAALDALAARWGLGGSLQRLLTTLGG